From a single Gammaproteobacteria bacterium genomic region:
- a CDS encoding ribbon-helix-helix domain-containing protein, whose protein sequence is MIKTQVQLPDELYKEAKRIARERELSLAEVMRRGIEYMAHVYPPLHSKQKWSPPTPQHLGNFLTSSDEWRELANTPTHQTKNK, encoded by the coding sequence ATGATAAAAACTCAAGTTCAATTACCTGATGAGCTTTATAAAGAAGCAAAACGTATTGCACGCGAGCGTGAGCTCTCTTTGGCAGAAGTCATGCGACGAGGTATTGAGTATATGGCGCATGTTTACCCACCACTGCATTCCAAGCAGAAATGGTCTCCTCCAACTCCCCAGCATCTTGGTAATTTTTTAACTTCATCTGATGAGTGGCGTGAATTAGCAAATACGCCAACACATCAAACTAAGAATAAATGA
- a CDS encoding type II toxin-antitoxin system VapC family toxin, which yields MISLDTNIFLYAQNLDCREHLAAYNFVLECGDRDDVVLCELVLVELYVLLRNPSIFKKPLSSTQAVEICNIYRQNPKWRIIENAPVMESVWEKASSPSFPRRKIFDVRLALTLKHHGVTELATANIKDFKNLGLHRVWNPVLEE from the coding sequence ATGATTTCTTTAGATACTAATATTTTCCTGTATGCACAAAATCTGGATTGTCGTGAACATCTGGCAGCATACAACTTTGTGCTGGAATGTGGTGATCGAGATGACGTTGTTTTATGCGAATTGGTTCTTGTAGAGCTCTATGTGCTGCTTCGTAATCCATCTATATTTAAAAAGCCACTCTCCTCAACCCAGGCCGTGGAAATATGCAACATCTACCGACAAAACCCTAAATGGCGAATTATTGAAAACGCTCCAGTAATGGAATCAGTATGGGAAAAAGCGAGCAGTCCCTCTTTTCCAAGAAGAAAAATATTCGATGTCCGTTTGGCTTTGACCCTAAAACATCACGGAGTAACTGAATTAGCAACCGCAAACATTAAAGATTTTAAAAACCTCGGATTACACCGTGTATGGAACCCTGTTCTTGAAGAGTAA
- a CDS encoding Crp/Fnr family transcriptional regulator: MAESNPLFSEISSEDISFIASYGKTHSYRKNSIIMNKGDESDCLYIVQQGRVKVYISDEYGAEIILRYEGAGEYFGELALVDEAPRSATVETIEDSRLTYVSKASFEECLHDRPEIAVKLIRAMSQRIRNLTEELSDCALKTVYQRIRTKLTKMSVEQDGVQVISQRLTHQEIANLVGSSREMVSRLMKKLQDDGYISVQKKQISIIKNLPRNMPS; this comes from the coding sequence ATGGCTGAAAGTAACCCACTTTTTTCAGAGATTTCATCGGAAGATATCTCTTTCATAGCAAGTTACGGAAAAACACACAGCTATCGCAAGAACAGCATCATCATGAATAAAGGTGATGAAAGTGATTGTTTATACATCGTTCAGCAGGGGCGAGTGAAGGTGTATATCAGTGATGAATATGGTGCCGAAATCATTCTGCGCTACGAAGGGGCAGGGGAATATTTTGGTGAGTTGGCTCTTGTTGACGAAGCACCACGTTCAGCAACAGTTGAAACCATTGAAGACTCCAGATTAACCTATGTTTCCAAAGCTAGCTTTGAAGAGTGTCTGCATGATAGACCCGAAATTGCGGTCAAACTCATTCGGGCGATGAGCCAACGGATTCGTAATTTGACTGAAGAGTTATCAGATTGTGCGTTAAAAACTGTTTACCAGCGGATACGTACAAAGCTTACTAAAATGTCAGTCGAGCAAGATGGAGTGCAGGTGATTTCACAGCGTCTGACTCATCAGGAGATTGCAAATTTGGTGGGTTCTAGTCGTGAAATGGTTAGCCGGTTAATGAAAAAGCTGCAAGATGATGGATATATTTCAGTACAAAAAAAACAGATATCTATTATTAAAAATTTGCCACGCAATATGCCAAGTTAA